CCTTTGGATACGCGGCCCTCACATCAAGTTCTCCTGGCCGCACTCTGCGTCAAACCAAACGAGATGGCGTGCCATTCCTGGATGTCGGCATGGCTATCCCTGCGCCCACGTGGGCGCATAGTCCTCGCGATAGTCAGCGATCGACTCGAAGCCTGTCCGCCGCTTGATGGCGAGCAGCCGCCCTTCATTCGGCAGCACGATGCGCTTCTGCGGTAGCGGCTGAAACGCCGAGTCGAGTCCGGCAGCCGCCATGACGGCCAGGAACTCGTCGCGCCGCCCGTAGACGCGCCGCGACACCAGCGTCAGATCGAAAGCTTCGTCCGGTCGCGTCTCATAGAAGATGGCTGCGGTGTCCCAAGCCTTCGCCGTCTCGGCGAACTTGCGCACCTCGCGATAGAAAGACTTCGCCGCCCGGGTGTCCTTGTCGAGCATCGGTCCTCCGTCAGATGGTGACGATGCCGCCCAGCGCCAGCCGCCGGAAATGGTCGGCGAGCTCGACCGCGCGCTCGACCGTTTCCGAGCGCAGCGCGTATTGGCACGTCGCGAGTGCCGCCACCTGGGCGCAGGTGATCGCGGCCGAGATCCGATACCGCGGCCCGCTCGCCTCGATACCGTCCTGCTCAATGGACTGCTCCGGGTTCGCGCGCGCTGCACGCTTTGCGAACACCAGTCGTGAGCTCTTGCCGTCGGCGGCAACGCCGGCTTTCAACGCGTAGAAAGCACCGATGGCGGCCGACAGATCCTCCTCGACAAACAGTGAATCGCGCGGCAGGTCGGGAATGTTGGTCAGCACGATGCAGTGATCCCGGCGCTCGGTGCGGTAGTCCGCTTCGGCACCGACGACCAGTACCCGCGCGTCTGCGTCATAGGCCGAAAACAGCGAGCACGCCTTGTCGCCGTAGCCGGCGAACGTCGCTTGGATCTGGATCACGTCGGGCCGCCTTCGTCTTCGGTGGATTCCGTGTAGGTGCGGATTTCAGCCTCACCGCCCCGCGCGCTGCCCTCCGCGCTATCTACGGTAATGGTCTGCACCAACGGGTATCCGGCTGGATCGTCTGTTCCTGGCACGCCCCTTCCGTCGTTCGGCTCGCCCGCAGCCGGCGCATCGAACAGCGGAATCTCGGCGTGGAGGTTCAGGTCGATCGCGAGAATCGTCAGGTTCTTTGCCTCGGTCTGGATCGACATGGCTGAGACGTCCGGCAGTTCGACCTGCACCGGCCAATAGACGTCATGCCCGGCAAAGTGATAGCGCGCCGTGAATCGGCGATTGGGTGCGGCGTCGAGGAACAGCGAGAACTGCGCAGCCAACGAATGCGCCGAAGGCTCGTCCGTCGCGAAGATCGCGATCTGGGCCCGGATGTCGCCGGCTACCGCGCGCAGGCCGAAGACACGCTCCTTCTCGTCACCGGGGATCGTCACCAACTCTCGATCGGCCACCTGGCGGGTGTAGTCTCGGTTCGTCGGCGCGTAGTCCTTCGCCATCGCCACGATGATCACCGGCAGTTCTGGCGGTTGGGTCACGGTGCCGGTGAGATCGCTGCGCATCAGCAGCGCGAGCATTTCCTCGGCCATGTCGATCATGCGGGACGGCGCCCAGAGAATGCTCGTGGCCAGGCCCCGTGTCACATACTGCTCAAGTGGCTTCGTGGTCGGTGCGAGAATCGCGTAGTAGCGCCCCATGAACGCGCCAAACGCGGCCTTGACGGATTGAAGCATGGCGGCGATCAGCGCGAGAACTTGCTGAGCAAGCGCCCGTATGCCGGCACGGTATCCGCCGGCCCGGCCACCTGCGGCTTGACGAACCCCGGCAGCGAGCCGGCGCCGCGGAACTCGGCAGCGTCGCGGCGCAGGCGCTCGAACGGCTCGACATCCACCACCATCGGCCTCACGGCCGCAGCGTCAAGCACCGCACCGCCGTCGATGCCCTTTGCCGCCAGCATGGACAGAAGTTGCTCGTTCTCGGCGCGCAGGTGCTCGATTGCCTCGCTGGCCTGGTCACGCTCGGCGTTGACCGAATCCAGCAGGCGCAGCACGCCGCGCAGTTGCTCGTCATAGATCGCCGCCTCGATGTCGTCGGGCGTCATGTCGTTGACGTCATCCAGCGTGTAGCCGCGGTTGGTCGAGTAGTTCGGCTCGAGGACGTAGTCGAAGCCGAAGAACTCCGGCCGCAGCGGATCGATGGCCGAGCTGAAGCCACCAACGCGGCCGGCGTACAGCTTGGCGGCCACTTGGCCGGGATCGTTGTTCAGGAACTCGGCTTGGTGCTCAATGGTGCCGTCCAGGCTCGCGCGCAGCAGCGTGGTCACGAGGGCGGGCTCGACAAGCGCCGGACGCCCATCGTCGAGACCGCCTTCGGCTGGGTTCATGCCGAACTTGATGCGCGGCCAGTGCCCGTAGTAGCCCGTCATGTCGCGGCTCTTCACGCGCTCCTGACAAGCAGGGCCGTTGATCGCATCGACGATTGAGCGGATGTCGAAGCTCCGCTCTTTACCGCGGAACTGCCGTCCGCGCTCCTTGAGGTTGTAGCTGATGATCGAGGTTTGCATCGAGTAAGCCTCCTTGACTCACAAGATGCTATGCCACCCGAGAATCTCTCCGAGAGCTCGTTTTCCAAGTACCAGTTGCAAGCACATAGCAGCCGGAAGTAAGCACTGCGCCCGAGTGCAAATAGTCGAGGCGAAAATACATCCCGCCTCGGCTATTACCCTACACTCAGTACGCCCTTAGTGCTGAATCACCTCCATCGACACCGGTCGCGAGAAATCGAGATCCTCGCCGTTGTCGGCGCGCACCTTCATCAGCTTGTCGTGATCGACCGTGCCGCTGAATGTCGCTACCCGGTCGTACGCGAAGTTTGGACGGTCGGACAACCGCACTGCCACGCCCGGATCGGCCTGGACGAAGACGTACTGCCCCTTAATCCACGCCGGCAGCTACTGGACCGGTTGCTGGCCGGCAGGCAGGCAGTACTTCTCCGCCGAATCAAGGCTCACGATGCAGCCGAGCGGCTTGCTGTTCAGCGTTACGCGCATCGCGTTCTGTACCGACCCAGTGAAAACCTGCTCAAGTCATAATGGATGAAAAGACGATGAGCACGAAGATGGACGAAGACATCAAACGATGGACGGCCAAGCGCAAGAGCGCGCTGGTGATGGACATCATTCAGGGCAAGACGACGGTTGCCGAAGCCAGCCGAACCTATGACCTGTCGCCCTCCGAGGTCGAGAACTGGGTGGACGACGGCAAGCGAGGCATGGAGAACGCGCTTCGCGCCAATCCGCTGGACGTCAAGGAGCAGTACGAGCGGCAGATCAAGGAGTTGCAGGAGGCCTACGGCGAAGCCATGCTGGAGTTGCGCGCCAGAAAAAAATTGCAGTCCCTGCTGGGCGAGGACGAGAAGTGATCGAAACGATCCACCAGGGACTGAAAGAAGAAGGCGTTGTCGTTTCGATTTCCAAGCTCTGCAAGTGGTTCGATGTGCCGCGCCGAACCGTGTATTACCGGCCAGTCAAGGCAGAACCCGTCGTGCAGGCGCGTTTCTCGGAACCGATCAAGGCCATGATCGAGGAGTCGCCATCATTCGGCTATCGGACAGTGGCGCACCTGCTGGGCTTCAACAAGAACACGGTGCAACGCGTGTTCCAGTTGATGGGCTGGCAAGTGCGCAAGCGGCCAGTTGGCTTTCGGCCACGGGTGCAATCGATGCCATCGGTTGCGCTCAAACCGAACTCGCGCTGGTCGACCGACATGTGCCGTATCTGGGCGGGGCGAGACGGCTGGGCAACCTTGGCCCTGGTCATCGATTGCTACACGCGCGAGTTGCTGGGCTGGCACCTGTCCCGAAGCGCAAAGGCGACGACCGCGGCCAGCGCGCTGGAGCACGCGTTGATTGCTCGGTTCGGCACGCTGGGTCGAGTATCGACGCCATTCCTGTTGAGGAGCGACAACGGCCTGGTTTCACGAGCCAAAAGTACACGAAGCTGGTGCGCGATTACGGCCTGAAGCAGGAGTTCATCACGCCGCATTGCCCGCAACAAAACGGCATGGTGGAGCGAGTGATCAGGACGCTGAAGGAGCAATGCGTACACCGGCAGCGCTTCGAATCGCTACAGCATGCGAGCCCGCGCCCATCGCCCGACTGGTCAGCTTACTAACCCACCCCGGCCGAGCGCATCAGTCGCTGAAGATGAAGACCCCGGCCGAGGCGTTTGCTTTAGCCGCTTAACCTGTGCAGGTTTGGCTGGGTCATTACAGCCATGCCAAGAGGTGGGATTACCCGTTTTGATAGAGGTGCGAATCTTCATCAAAACAGCGCGCAAGCGCCAAGGAGTAACCCCGTGAGTAGTCTCAACCAAAATGTCATCCGCCTATCTGCCGCTGGCGGAGCTGCAGGTCGATCTCGATACTTGGCTGATGTACTACAACGGCGAGCGAACGCATCAAGGTAAGATGTGTTGTGGTCGCACGCCTCTGCAAACGCTCATCGCGGGCAAGGAGGTGTGGAAGGAGAAAGTGAGCCACCTGAATCTGATCTGACAGTCACGCACCGTCGGAACGGGTAACTGCCAGATCGGGTCGCGACTTCTACAACTAAATTGATAATAGCGTCTCGGCCACTTCATTTCTTCGCCGTCGTTTCTTTCGAGAACGGACTTTACGCCGTTAAAGTACCAAACTCACGGAGCATATTTGATTTCAATTTTCCTTCGAGTTGTTCTATGTCCTCAAGCGTTTGCACCCGGTCTATTTGAGCTTCTATGAGATCCTTCAATCGCTCAGTCTGAGAAAGAATCTGTGCTGTATTTGCCATTTCTTGTAAAATCCGGCTGGCTGCAGCCTCCATTGTAATTCCTCGAGCGTCCGCCAAGTTCTTCAGCAGGCCTACTCCTGCCGGCGCGTCCCCTACAGGTGACAAGACCCAAGCGGCGCCCTTGATTTTCAAACTCAAAATGTCGTCGTGTCGGAGATAGCCGTCATCAAGTTTGCTGCGAACATCGTTGATATGCTCCCGCAACCGGGCCCTTAGGCGGCTGATTTCGTGAACTCGATGGTGGTCGGTCAAGCATTTTTGGGGTTGGTGTGGCTCGATATTGGGATGCGCGAATTTCAATTTGCGCGACAACTCAGGATGAATTTCCTGAATCAGGATCGCACGCAAACGCAGTAGCGCTTCCTCGGAGTTGGCCTGCGCGATCAGCAGCGTGAAGCGTTCGCGCATCCGTTCAGTTGCGAGCAAAGCCTGCCGTGTCTGCTCTGCCCGCTTGCATATCAGATCGGCAGCCTCCGCCATGGAGATCCCGCGCGACAACGCCACTCCCTCAAGGACACCGAAATGCGCCCGCGAAGACGGATCCTCTGAAAACGCCCGTGCCTCATCGGCTTTCATCTGGCGGAGTTCGTCACCGAGTTCGCAATTTGCCGCATAGGGGCGTCGTAGCTCATTGATTTTATCGTTTAGGATACGCTCCAGCGCACGACGATTATGCTCGATCATCGCCTCGGCCCTGTTGGGATGTCTGGCCGGAGGTGCCTCAGCAAAGTCGCTGCCATTGAATCGCCACGACCAGCAATTACCCAGCGTCATGCTTGGTGGCAGGTCCCCGCGATAGGTACTTGC
The genomic region above belongs to Burkholderia plantarii and contains:
- a CDS encoding DUF1153 domain-containing protein, coding for MSTKMDEDIKRWTAKRKSALVMDIIQGKTTVAEASRTYDLSPSEVENWVDDGKRGMENALRANPLDVKEQYERQIKELQEAYGEAMLELRARKKLQSLLGEDEK
- a CDS encoding DDE-type integrase/transposase/recombinase — its product is MIETIHQGLKEEGVVVSISKLCKWFDVPRRTVYYRPVKAEPVVQARFSEPIKAMIEESPSFGYRTVAHLLGFNKNTVQRVFQLMGWQVRKRPVGFRPRVQSMPSVALKPNSRWSTDMCRIWAGRDGWATLALVIDCYTRELLGWHLSRSAKATTAASALEHALIARFGTLGRVSTPFLLRSDNGLVSRAKSTRSWCAITA